A region of the Clostridia bacterium genome:
AACCACGCTTTCATAAGCTCTTAATTTACAAGAACATAGATAAGGCGAACTATCGGGATAATTTGAAATAAATAATTTGCTTGAAGCGTAGGTAAGACCTAATTTTGTAGCCTTAAATTTGTAGTCTTTAACGGTAAAATTAGAGATTACAACTAAACGCTTGCCCTCAAATTCTCTTAAATAAGCGTAAAGTTTGTTACCGCCGATATTTATTAAAGAATATGTCCCAAATATCATTTCGTCGTGCGTTTTTCTAAGAGCGATTAAGCGTTTATAATAGTTAAGCGGACTTGTTTGTTTGTCAATTTGACTTTTTACGTTTATCTCTTTATAGTTTGGGTTAACTTTTAGCCAAGTTGTGTCGCTAGAACTAAATCCGCCTTGTTTAGAGCTATTCCATTGCATAGGCGTGCGAGCGTTATCACGAGAAGAATACGCTACAAGTTTCATAGTCAACTTTTTGGTTAGAAATTTATGAAGAAGTTTATAGCTACGGTGGCTCTCTACGTCTTTATAGTCGTCAATATTTTGCATACGAACGCTTGTCATACCTATTTCTTGCCCTTGATAAACGTATGGCGTACCCGATAGGAAAAACATTACGTTAGCTAACATTTTTGAGCCGAGTTCTCTATACTTTGCATTATCCAAACAATATCTGCCCACAATGCGAGCCTGGTCGTGATTTTCAAAATAGTTTGTGTTCCAACCTTTGTCGAATAGACCATTTTGCCAATGTTTATGAGCATTTTTAAGATATTTAAGACTAAATTTTCGTTTTAGTTGCTTTACGCCAAAATAGTTGTCGGCGCTCATTTGCTCAAAAGCAAATACGGTATTGAGTAGAGGAGCATTTTTGTCGGTTAGTTTAATTGCGTCTTCAACGTTGATTAGCACGCTTTCGCCCACGGTGTAAGTGTCATATTTGTCAAGAACGTCATTTCTAAGTTCTCTTAAAATATTGTATAGTTCGGGTTGATTTAAGTAGTGTTCTTTGCCGACAAGGGCGATGTTTGCTTTACCGTTTGGCAGACCCTTAGCTTTTGCTATAATATTAATTACGTCGCATCTAAAACCGTCTACGCCCTTATCTAACCAAAATTTTAAAATATCTTTAATTTCTTGTTTTACAGCCGGGTTTGAGTAATTTAAGTCGGGTTGGCAAGCGTCGAATAGATGTAGATACCATTCTTTTGTCGTCTCGTCGTATTCCCAAGCTTTGCCTATAAAGAAACTTGTCCAGTTGTTTGGAGGCTTTTTGCCATCTTTGCCACGACCCTTTGCCCAAATATAGTAATTGCGGTAAGGGTTGGTAAGGCTACTTCTACTTTGTTTAAACCATTCGTGCGAGCTACTTGTGTGATTGATTACAAGGTCCATTATACATTTTAAGTTGCGTTTATGCATTTCTTCCAAAAGCAAATCAAAGTCTTGCATATCGCCGTATTCGCTATTTATGTTTTTGTAGTCGCTAATATCGTAGCCGTAGTCGGCGTTAGGCGAACAGTACAGCGGAGAAAACCATATTGCGTCAACGCCAAGTTGTTTAATATAGTCTAATTTAGAGATTATACCTTTAATATCGCCAATTCCGTCGCCGTTGCTATCGCAAAAACTACGAGGGTATATTTGGTAAATCGTCATTCTTTTATAGTCCATAATTGATACTCCTTTGCTTTAATAGCTAATTTATATTTTATCACACATAATTAGTAATATCAACATTAAAAAATACTTTTTTCCTACTTGCAAAATAATATATATTTGTGTTATAATAATTAACTAAGGAGGTAAGTTTATATGACTGAATTTGAACTTTGGCGTGAAAAAGCAACCGACCAAACTGTAATTAGTAATTTGCAACAAATGACGCAAGACGAGGAGCGCAAATCTTTTGCATTTTGTAAGCAAATAGAATTTGGAACGGCAGGGCTAAGGGGGCTGATGGACGCAGGCACAAACTGTATGAACGTTTATACAGTAGCTCAAACCACGCAGGCTCTTGCTATTCGTTTACTTAGTGGCTTAGAAAGCGAAGTTGTAGTTTCTTACGACAGCAGGCATAATTCGCTTTTGTTTGCGCAAATTACGGCTACCGTATTAGCTAATAACGGATTAAAAGTATATCTTACCGAAGAAATACAACCTACGCCTTTCTTATCTTTTGCCGTTAAACATTTTTCCGCCGACGCAGGCGTAATGATTACCGCTTCTCATAATAGCAAAGAATATAATGGTTACAAGGTTTACGGCGCAAACGGGGCGCAAATAGGGCAACAAACCGCAGACGAGATATTTGAGATAATAAAGACCGTAGACTGTTTTAACGTCAACACGCAAGGCTTTCTAAATCATTTAAATAAAGGCAACATTCAATATATTAACAAAAATGTAGTAGGCGAATATTTAAATAATGTTTATTCGCAAAGTATTAACACAATAGATAGACTAAGGGTAGTTTATTCGCCCCTTAATGGTTGCGGACATATACTTGTGCCTAAGGTACTAAAAAATAGGGGTTTAACTGATTTATACCTAGTGTCTACGCAAAAGTACCCTAGCGGTGACTTTACCACGTGTTCTACGCCTAATCCCGAGAAAAAAGAAGCCCTTGCCTACGGCATAGAGTCCTTAGAGTCTAACGGCTATGACATTTTAATAGCGACTGACCCCGATTGCGATAGGGTCGGCGTTGCTATCGCCCACAAAGGAAGCACCGTAAGACTTACAGGCAACGAAGTAGGAATACTTCTTACCGATTACCTTCTTTCTAGCAAAAAGGCAAATAAAACATTGTCGCCTAACCCGATTATTATAAAAACTATTGTTACAACCGACTTAGTCGAAGATATAGTAAAAGATTACAACGGAATGTGCGTCGATTTACTTACGGGATTTAAATATATTGGCGAATACGTTGACGGGCTAACTAGGCAAGGGCAACAAAGTCGTTTTGTATTAGGATTTGAAGAAAGTTGCGGTTACCTTACGGGCAACTATGCAGGTGACAAAGACGCAGTCTTAGCAAGTATGTTAATTGCCGAAATGGCGTCCTTCCACCTAAAAAGAGGACAAACTTTGGTAGATAGGCTAGAATATATTTACTCAAAGTACGGCTATTACTCTCAAACACAATTTAGCCTTGTTTACGAGGGAACAAAAGGTATTAAACTAAGGCAAGAAGCTATTGATAAATTAAGAGCGACTGAACTTACTAATTTAGGCGGTCAAACTGTGCTATCTATTACAGATTTGCTTAACAAAAACGACACTAATTTACCAAAAGCCGATGTTTTAATCTATAAATTGAGCAACGACATTAAAGTTATTATTCGACCAAGCGGAACAGAACCGCTTGTTAAATTCTATCTATTTGCAAAGTGCGCTAATAATATTTCCCAAGCGTTATTTTCTAAGTTAGAGTTTTGTCTAAAAGAATTACTGAAATAACACTAAGGAGAGAGGAAGAGGGGTATGAACGAATTATTACAACAGCTTACAATAGAACAGAAGGTCGACCTACTTAGCGGTTTGCATTCGTGGTGGACTAGGGGGCAAGAGCAACCCTATGTTCCGCAAATAATGATGACCGACGGCCCTTGCGGGTTACGTAAGCAAAGCGCAACTGCTGATAATATCAACGACAGTAGCATAGCTACTTGTTATCCAACGGCTTGTAGTCTTGCAAACAGTTGGGACAGAGATTTAGCGTTTAGCGTTGGTTCGGCTATTGGGGCGGAGGCTCGTGCCGAACAAGTTTCAATAGTGCTAGGGCCGGGCGTAAATATCAAGCGCAACCCTTTATGCGGTAGAAATTTCGAGTATTATAGCGAAGACCCTTTTCTTACAGGTAGACTTGCCGACAAATGGATTGAAGGCATTCAAAGCCAAAAGGTCGGCGCTTGCGTTAAACACTTTGCCGTAAATAGTCAAGAAACAAGAAGGTCTACTATTGATACTCTTGTAGACGAACGAGCGTTAAGAGAAATATACCTCTCAGCTTTTGAGTATATTACGCTTAATAGCAAACCTTGTTCGATTATGGCTGCTTATAACAAGCTTAACGGCGTAAGTTGCGCTCAAAATAAGCGTTTGCTTACGGATATTCTACGTGGCGAATGGGGATACGAAGGTTTGGTTATGTCCGATTGGGGCGCAGCTTATAACATCGTAGAGTGTATTCGTAACGGTATGGATTTAGAAATGCCCGACGGACTAGGTTTATCCAAAAAAGCTTTACTCGAAGCAGTCAAAAATGGCGAACTAGATGTTAGCGATATAGATAGGGCAGTAGCTAACGTACTTAAATTAGTATTCGCTCGCAAAAAAGATATTACCGAAAAAGCCGTAGTGGACCTTGCCGAACAACATTTGTTAGCTAAGGAAACCGCTACCGAATGCGCAACACTGCTTAAAAATAATTTAAACGTATTACCTCTCAAACCCGAACAAAAAGTTCTTGTAGTAGGCGAACTGGCTAAAAATATGCGTTTTCAAGGCGCAGGAAGTAGTCATATACACGTTTCGCCAACGCCTAATCTGCTTGACACTCTAAGACTTAATAATATTGACGTAGGTTATGCACGTGGTTACGACGCTTCAACCGACGAAATTAACAGCGAATTAATAGAGCAAGCGTGTAACTCCGCCAAAGATTACGACATCATTGTATTTTGTGGCGGACTTACCGATATTTACGAAAGCGAAGGTTACGATAGGGAGCACTTAGATATGCCCCTAGCCCAATCTCACCTTATTAGCAAGTTGACCAAGCTAGGCAAAAAGACCGTGTTTGTTTCTTTTGGCGGCTCTCCCTACATAATACCTTATGTAGACGAGATAGACGCAATTTTAAATATGTATTTATGCGGACAGGGCGCAGGCGAAGCCACATACGAATTGTTGTATGGTATAAAGAATCCTTGTGGCAAACTTAGCGAAACCTGGCCTAAAAAATTGTCAAGCGTGCCTTGTTACAACTTTTTTAATCGTAAAATTCGCAGTAGCGAACATCGAGAGAGTATTTTTGTAGGATATCGCTACTATGATACATTTGATGTTCCAACATTGTTTGACTTTGGTTATGGACTGTCCTATACTCAGTTTGAGTATAGCGACTTTACCGTCAACAAAAATAATGTCTACAATTATACTGTAAGCGTAAAAGTGAAGAATATAGGTTCTACTTCTGGCAAAGAAGTCGTTCAACTTTATATAGCTAACCCTCGTCAAGATATAATTAGAGCAAAAAGGGAATTAAAAGGTTTCGCCAAGACAGATTTGCTCGAACCAAACGAGGAACAAGAGATAATTTTTACCCTAGACAAACGCAGTTTTGCTTTTTATGACGTAACAAAGAGCGATTATGTTGTTCCTAGCGGTAAATATACCTTACAAATAGGGGGCGGACTTAAACAAATTAAGGCGACAAAGGTTATTACGGTTTCGGGTGAAACCATACCGAGTATGCAGGCAGATTATCCCAGTTATTTTGAGCAAAACGGCGATACATTCTTTATCCCCGAAGACGAATTTGTTAAATTACTGGGTAGACCATTGATTGAGGACGGCGAATTTCACAAGGGCGAATTTACCCTCTCTAACACGCTTTACGATATGCGCGCAAACAGATTTATTAGATTTATAACTAATATTGTAATTAAACAGACTATTAAGAGTATGGGTATGTCTAAGCATAATCCGGCTGTAAAGATGGCTATTTCGGGTACGCTTGAAACTCCGCTTATAAATGCAACGGCAATGAGTCAGGGCGTATTTAAACGCAAATTTTGCCAAGCGTTAGTTTATATTGCAAACGGAAAATTCTTTAAGGGAATAGGTCATTTGCTAAGTAAGGAGAAATAATGATAAAATTTGACTTTACAAATATGCTTGATACCGCAGTTAAAAATGGTATTGACAAAAAAGATTTATTGTCTAGCGAGGTGTATTCTGCCTATGATTTGGTTCAAAGTAATCGTGGTAAAGGTATGCAAGAGTGGATGGATTTGCCGGAAAATCAAGACCAAGTCGTACAAGACATTTTAGATACGGCAAGGGAAGTTCAATCAAACTTTGACTATTTTGTCGTGCTAGGAATAGGCGGTTCGGCGTTAGGCTCTATTGCGGTATTTAACGCTTTATGTCACCTATATCATAACGACTTGCCTAAGGTAGCTCGTGGTAATGCGCCCAAATTTTACGTATTAGATAATGCCGACCCCGAACGTATGCGAGCTCTTTTTGATTGTATCGACTTAAAAAAGACAATGTTTAATTGCATAACTAAGTCCGGCGCAACTAGCGAAACTATGAGTCAATACTTAATTGTTACAAATTTGCTTAAACAATGTTTAGGCGAGGATTATAACAAACATATTATAGCGACAACTTCGGCAAACAAGGGCAATTTAATTAAGCTAGCTAGGGAACACTCTTATAAGACATTTTATATTCCCGAAGGCGTAGGCGGAAGGTTCTCGGTATTTAGTCCCGTTGGGCTACTTCCATTTGCCGTACTCAACATAGATATTATAAGTTTACTCAAAGGCGCAAGCGAAATGAACAAAATTTGTTCTTCTCGCAATCTTTTGACTAATCCCGCTTTAATGTCGGCAGTAATTCAAAAGAAAGCTATCGACAAAGGCTGTAATATAAGCGTGCTTATGCCTTATGCGGACAAGCTTAAATATATAGCAGATTGGTTTTGCCAACTTTGGGCGGAATCTATCGGCAAAGCAGTCGATAAATCGGGTAAGGTCGTAAACGTTGGGCAAACTCCGGTTAAGTCACTAGGCGTTACCGACCAACACTCCCAAGTTCAGCTTTATGCCGAAGGGCCTTACGACAAAGTCGTAGTGTTTTTAGAATGTGGGTTTGATACCGTATACAAAATTCCCGAAGAAAAGACCGAGTTTGACGACGTTAATTTCTTATGCGGACAAACTCTTAATCAATTAATGGATAGCGAAATGCGAGCTACAAGGTATGCTTTAACTAAGGCAAATAGACTTAATTACACTATTACTATGCCTTGCGTAAACGCATATTATTTAGGACAACTTATGCAAATGTTTATGTTGCAAACTGCTTATATGGGCGCAATTTACAATATAGATACTTACAATCAACCCGGCGTAGAAGGGGGCAAAAATGCAACTTACGCTTTATTTGGCAGAAGCGGTTACCAAGAATTAGCCAAAGAACTTAGCGTAATTCCCGACGAACAATTTATTATTTAAGCGAGGAACAAACAATGATTAGTAAACTTCCACCTAAGGGAATGAGGGACTTTCTCCCTTCGCAAGTAAGAGCTAGAAATTTACTTTTACAAAAAATAAGAGAAACATATTCTAGTTACGGTTTTGTTGAAATAGAAACTCCTTGTATCGAAGATATCTCCCTACTTCTAAGCAAACAAGGCGGAGATAACGAGAAATTAATGTACAAAATTTTAAAGCGAGGCGACAAGTTGGCTAAATCGTCAAACGAGGACTTATGCGACCTTGGACTAAGGTTTGACTTGACCCTACCGCTTTCAAGATACTATGCAAATAATATCGGCAGTCTTCCGCCGGTATTTAAGGTAATGCACATAGGCAACGTATTTAGAGCCGATAGACCGCAAAACGGACGATATAGGCAGTTCGTTCAATGCGACATAGATATCATTAACGAGCCTACAATTCTTGCCGAGATTGAATTAATTAACGCAACTTCGGCGGCTTTATTTGCCGTTGGCATACGTGGGGCAAAGGTAATTATCAACGACCGCAACTTGCTTAAACTACTTGCAAGCTATTGCGGATTTGCAGAAGAACAATATGACGAAGTATTTATTACCCTAGACAAACTAGATAAGATAGGTTACGACTCGGTCTACGAGGAGCTAATTACAACGGCTAGTAAAGATGCTTCGGCTAAGTTAGTCGCCACCATACAGCAAATAAGAGCCTCTAATGACCAGTTAAATTGTGTTAGGTCGGTTTTGGGTAGTTTGGCAGAACCCTATATCGACTCGCTTAGCCAAATTATTTGTAGCGCCGAAGCGACTTTTGACATTACGCTTGTAAGAGGTATGAACTACTACACAGGCACAATTTTCGAAGTGACTACGCCCGAATTACCTTATTCGGTAGCAGGCGGAGGAAGATACGACAAATTAATTGAGAAGGTCAGTGGAACGCCAACTTGCGCTTGCGGTTTTTCAATCGGCTTTGAACGCATCTCGGCATATCTAGGCGACAACGTAGATTTGCCTAAACAACAAGCCATAGCCTTTGTTTTTGACAAAGCCTACATTTCGCAAATAAGTAAAATTTTTGACTTAGTTAAAGAATATCGCAAAGACAACGTATGCAGTATTTTTACCAAGAGCAAGAACTTTTCTTATCAAATAAAGTCGCTCTATAACAATTCTTTTACGGCAATAATGGTTTATAACGGCAATACTTTTGAGGAAATATAAGTGACCAAACAAGAAAAAGCTAAGTTATACGTCAATCCTAAGCCTATCGCCATTGAGGACGGGGCTAAGTTTGACATAGATATAAATAAGGGTCTAAGCGATAATCAAGTAGCTACAAGGCGAAACGAAGGGCTTGTAAACCTTGACGCGCGTAAAAAAGGCAAGTCGATTTTGCAAATTTTGCTGTCGAATGTCTTTACCTACTTTAACTTAGTATATATGATATTGTCTGCAATATTGATTATTTTTCAGCAGTACAAGCAACTTATGTTTTTAGGCGTAGTTTTACTAAACACGGCTATTGCGATTATTCAAGAGATTAAGTCGAAGCGCTCGTTAGACAAACTTAAATTTATATCTATTCCGCACGCTACCGTTATGCGTAACGGCGTAAAACAAAAAGTTACTATCGAGCAAGTCGCCCTTACGGATATTATTTATTTTTCTAACGGCAGTCAAATTTGCGCCGACTGTATTGTAATTGAGGGCGGAGTTGAAGTCAATGAATCAATTCTTACCGGCGAAAGCGAAAGCGTGCAAAAAAATAAAGGCGACAAGATATTTGCAGGTAGTTACGTAGTTTCTAACAACTGCACGGCTATTGTAGTAGCCGTAGGCAAATATAACTTTATAAATACCCTTGCAGGCAAGGCTCGCCAATACAAAAAGCCCAAAAGTCAACTTAATAAATCATTTAAAATTATTCTTTATGTAGTGTCAGTGTTGATACCTATACTTGCCTTTGTAATTTACAATATAAATTTTAGAGCGATAGGCTTTGGCGATATGCCAACTTTTATCAACAAGACTGTTTCGCCTATAATTAACATAATTCCAGCAGGCCCATTCTTGCTTACTTCGGTAGCCTTAGCGGTATCGGTAATAAGGTTAACCCAACACAAAACTATGGTGCAAGAGCTGTATTGCATAGAAATGTTAGCAAGGGTAGACACTCTTTGTCTTGACAAAACTGGCACGCTTACCGACGGCACTATGCGAGTAATAGAGAGTATTGATTTAAGAACTGACGGTAAGTTGATGGTTAAAGATATTATTTCTACAATGAATAGCGCTTTCAACGAGTCAAATATGACTGCGCAGGGGCTTAAAGCTTTTTACGGCGACAAAAAACACCCAATGCTAAAAAGTTCGGTTGTGTTGCCATTTTCTTCTAAACGCAAATTTTCAGCCATTTCTTTTGAAAGAGAAGGGACGTATTTTTTAGGCGCTCCCGAATTTATCTTAAAGACAAAAAATCAACGTATCGACGATATGGTAGACAAATACGCAGGGCAGGGGTATCGAGTGCTTCTACTTGCTCATTCTACAAGTATGATGCTCTCTAATGCAGATTTAAGTCAACTGCCATTACTCCGTAGACCCGTTGCCTTGATTGTAATAGAGGACCATATACGAAGCGACGCCGAGCAAACGCTCAACTGGTTTAGAGATTTAGGCGTAGATATCAAGCTAATTTCGGGCGATAACCCTATTACGGTTTCAAATATTGCAAAAAGGCTAGGTATTGTCGGCGGAGAGAATGCCGTTAGCCTAGAAAACTTTACCGACGAAGAAGTCAAAGATTGCGCTACAAAGTTTAGCGTGTTTGGCAGAGTTAGCCCCGAACAAAAAGCTATACTTGTAACGGCTTTAAAGGCTAACGGGCGTACGGTAGCTATGACGGGCGACGGCGTAAACGATATTTTAGCGCTTAAAGAAGCTGATTGTTCTATCGCTATGGCAAGCGGAAGCGACGCAGCCTACAACGTGTCGCACTTAGTTTTGCTTGACAATAACTTTGCTAACCTTCCGCAAGTTGTATTAGAAGGTAGGCGAGTAGTCAATAATATTCAAAACGCTAGTAGTATGTTCTTTATGAAGACCGTATTTTCTACCGCTTTGATGGTTTTTTTAGCAATTTTAGGTTTTGGTTTCGGTATTTATTACGCTTATCCTTTTTCAACCACGCAAATAATTTTAATCGACACCTTTATAGTAGGCTTGCCGACGGTTTTTTTAGCCTTGCAACCCAACAAAAATATTATAAAAGGTAACTTTCTTACCAACATTTTTAGACGAGCTATACCGGCTAGCATAACTTTTTTTGTAAGTTTTATTGTGCTATTTGTATTTAATTTTGTGTACAAGTTGCCAGTTAAAGTCGAACATTTCCAAACAGTTTGCGCTTTGTGCTTTGTGCTGTGTTCTTACTACGCCTTAGTTTACGCTTGTAAACCTTACAAATTTTGGAAAATTTTACTCCTTATCGTAGTAATTTTTGTAATATTTATAGGCGCTACCGTATTTAGAGAATTTTTAGATTACGCCTTGCTTTCTCGTGAAGAAGTGCTACTTCTTTTGACTGTGTCTATGGCGAGTTTTCCTGTTTACGCTTTCGTTTACGCATTA
Encoded here:
- a CDS encoding alpha-glucosidase, producing the protein MDYKRMTIYQIYPRSFCDSNGDGIGDIKGIISKLDYIKQLGVDAIWFSPLYCSPNADYGYDISDYKNINSEYGDMQDFDLLLEEMHKRNLKCIMDLVINHTSSSHEWFKQSRSSLTNPYRNYYIWAKGRGKDGKKPPNNWTSFFIGKAWEYDETTKEWYLHLFDACQPDLNYSNPAVKQEIKDILKFWLDKGVDGFRCDVINIIAKAKGLPNGKANIALVGKEHYLNQPELYNILRELRNDVLDKYDTYTVGESVLINVEDAIKLTDKNAPLLNTVFAFEQMSADNYFGVKQLKRKFSLKYLKNAHKHWQNGLFDKGWNTNYFENHDQARIVGRYCLDNAKYRELGSKMLANVMFFLSGTPYVYQGQEIGMTSVRMQNIDDYKDVESHRSYKLLHKFLTKKLTMKLVAYSSRDNARTPMQWNSSKQGGFSSSDTTWLKVNPNYKEINVKSQIDKQTSPLNYYKRLIALRKTHDEMIFGTYSLINIGGNKLYAYLREFEGKRLVVISNFTVKDYKFKATKLGLTYASSKLFISNYPDSSPYLCSCKLRAYESVVYELLDK
- a CDS encoding phospho-sugar mutase, with protein sequence MTEFELWREKATDQTVISNLQQMTQDEERKSFAFCKQIEFGTAGLRGLMDAGTNCMNVYTVAQTTQALAIRLLSGLESEVVVSYDSRHNSLLFAQITATVLANNGLKVYLTEEIQPTPFLSFAVKHFSADAGVMITASHNSKEYNGYKVYGANGAQIGQQTADEIFEIIKTVDCFNVNTQGFLNHLNKGNIQYINKNVVGEYLNNVYSQSINTIDRLRVVYSPLNGCGHILVPKVLKNRGLTDLYLVSTQKYPSGDFTTCSTPNPEKKEALAYGIESLESNGYDILIATDPDCDRVGVAIAHKGSTVRLTGNEVGILLTDYLLSSKKANKTLSPNPIIIKTIVTTDLVEDIVKDYNGMCVDLLTGFKYIGEYVDGLTRQGQQSRFVLGFEESCGYLTGNYAGDKDAVLASMLIAEMASFHLKRGQTLVDRLEYIYSKYGYYSQTQFSLVYEGTKGIKLRQEAIDKLRATELTNLGGQTVLSITDLLNKNDTNLPKADVLIYKLSNDIKVIIRPSGTEPLVKFYLFAKCANNISQALFSKLEFCLKELLK
- a CDS encoding glycoside hydrolase family 3 C-terminal domain-containing protein, which encodes MNELLQQLTIEQKVDLLSGLHSWWTRGQEQPYVPQIMMTDGPCGLRKQSATADNINDSSIATCYPTACSLANSWDRDLAFSVGSAIGAEARAEQVSIVLGPGVNIKRNPLCGRNFEYYSEDPFLTGRLADKWIEGIQSQKVGACVKHFAVNSQETRRSTIDTLVDERALREIYLSAFEYITLNSKPCSIMAAYNKLNGVSCAQNKRLLTDILRGEWGYEGLVMSDWGAAYNIVECIRNGMDLEMPDGLGLSKKALLEAVKNGELDVSDIDRAVANVLKLVFARKKDITEKAVVDLAEQHLLAKETATECATLLKNNLNVLPLKPEQKVLVVGELAKNMRFQGAGSSHIHVSPTPNLLDTLRLNNIDVGYARGYDASTDEINSELIEQACNSAKDYDIIVFCGGLTDIYESEGYDREHLDMPLAQSHLISKLTKLGKKTVFVSFGGSPYIIPYVDEIDAILNMYLCGQGAGEATYELLYGIKNPCGKLSETWPKKLSSVPCYNFFNRKIRSSEHRESIFVGYRYYDTFDVPTLFDFGYGLSYTQFEYSDFTVNKNNVYNYTVSVKVKNIGSTSGKEVVQLYIANPRQDIIRAKRELKGFAKTDLLEPNEEQEIIFTLDKRSFAFYDVTKSDYVVPSGKYTLQIGGGLKQIKATKVITVSGETIPSMQADYPSYFEQNGDTFFIPEDEFVKLLGRPLIEDGEFHKGEFTLSNTLYDMRANRFIRFITNIVIKQTIKSMGMSKHNPAVKMAISGTLETPLINATAMSQGVFKRKFCQALVYIANGKFFKGIGHLLSKEK
- a CDS encoding glucose-6-phosphate isomerase, encoding MIKFDFTNMLDTAVKNGIDKKDLLSSEVYSAYDLVQSNRGKGMQEWMDLPENQDQVVQDILDTAREVQSNFDYFVVLGIGGSALGSIAVFNALCHLYHNDLPKVARGNAPKFYVLDNADPERMRALFDCIDLKKTMFNCITKSGATSETMSQYLIVTNLLKQCLGEDYNKHIIATTSANKGNLIKLAREHSYKTFYIPEGVGGRFSVFSPVGLLPFAVLNIDIISLLKGASEMNKICSSRNLLTNPALMSAVIQKKAIDKGCNISVLMPYADKLKYIADWFCQLWAESIGKAVDKSGKVVNVGQTPVKSLGVTDQHSQVQLYAEGPYDKVVVFLECGFDTVYKIPEEKTEFDDVNFLCGQTLNQLMDSEMRATRYALTKANRLNYTITMPCVNAYYLGQLMQMFMLQTAYMGAIYNIDTYNQPGVEGGKNATYALFGRSGYQELAKELSVIPDEQFII
- the hisS gene encoding histidine--tRNA ligase, giving the protein MISKLPPKGMRDFLPSQVRARNLLLQKIRETYSSYGFVEIETPCIEDISLLLSKQGGDNEKLMYKILKRGDKLAKSSNEDLCDLGLRFDLTLPLSRYYANNIGSLPPVFKVMHIGNVFRADRPQNGRYRQFVQCDIDIINEPTILAEIELINATSAALFAVGIRGAKVIINDRNLLKLLASYCGFAEEQYDEVFITLDKLDKIGYDSVYEELITTASKDASAKLVATIQQIRASNDQLNCVRSVLGSLAEPYIDSLSQIICSAEATFDITLVRGMNYYTGTIFEVTTPELPYSVAGGGRYDKLIEKVSGTPTCACGFSIGFERISAYLGDNVDLPKQQAIAFVFDKAYISQISKIFDLVKEYRKDNVCSIFTKSKNFSYQIKSLYNNSFTAIMVYNGNTFEEI
- a CDS encoding HAD-IC family P-type ATPase; amino-acid sequence: MTKQEKAKLYVNPKPIAIEDGAKFDIDINKGLSDNQVATRRNEGLVNLDARKKGKSILQILLSNVFTYFNLVYMILSAILIIFQQYKQLMFLGVVLLNTAIAIIQEIKSKRSLDKLKFISIPHATVMRNGVKQKVTIEQVALTDIIYFSNGSQICADCIVIEGGVEVNESILTGESESVQKNKGDKIFAGSYVVSNNCTAIVVAVGKYNFINTLAGKARQYKKPKSQLNKSFKIILYVVSVLIPILAFVIYNINFRAIGFGDMPTFINKTVSPIINIIPAGPFLLTSVALAVSVIRLTQHKTMVQELYCIEMLARVDTLCLDKTGTLTDGTMRVIESIDLRTDGKLMVKDIISTMNSAFNESNMTAQGLKAFYGDKKHPMLKSSVVLPFSSKRKFSAISFEREGTYFLGAPEFILKTKNQRIDDMVDKYAGQGYRVLLLAHSTSMMLSNADLSQLPLLRRPVALIVIEDHIRSDAEQTLNWFRDLGVDIKLISGDNPITVSNIAKRLGIVGGENAVSLENFTDEEVKDCATKFSVFGRVSPEQKAILVTALKANGRTVAMTGDGVNDILALKEADCSIAMASGSDAAYNVSHLVLLDNNFANLPQVVLEGRRVVNNIQNASSMFFMKTVFSTALMVFLAILGFGFGIYYAYPFSTTQIILIDTFIVGLPTVFLALQPNKNIIKGNFLTNIFRRAIPASITFFVSFIVLFVFNFVYKLPVKVEHFQTVCALCFVLCSYYALVYACKPYKFWKILLLIVVIFVIFIGATVFREFLDYALLSREEVLLLLTVSMASFPVYAFVYALFNGFKPKFELGLKV